A window from Salvelinus sp. IW2-2015 unplaced genomic scaffold, ASM291031v2 Un_scaffold815, whole genome shotgun sequence encodes these proteins:
- the LOC112068985 gene encoding sodium-dependent neutral amino acid transporter SLC6A17 — MRTYLASHLLPSFLDDIEIMLKWRPPVLYKYLWKYVCLFAMVGLLAASLLRMVFKRPTYTAWNHTTASETTLEYPGWALAMLAMLILAATLPVLLATSTPG, encoded by the exons ATGAGGACATATCTAGCATCTCATCTCCTCCCTAGCTTCTTGGATGACATTGAGATCATGCTGAAATGGCGCCCCCCGGTGCTGTATAAGTACCTGTGGAAGTACGTGTGTCTGTTTGCTATGGTGGGCCTGCTGGCGGCAAGTCTACTGCGAATGGTCTTCAAACGACCGACCTACACAGCCTGGAACCACACCACG GCATCAGAGACAACTCTGGAGTACCCAGGCTGGGCCCTGGCCATGTTGGCCATGCTGATCCTGGCTGCCACCCTGCCTGTCCTGTTGGCTACTTCCACTCCTGGCTGA